From Dendropsophus ebraccatus isolate aDenEbr1 chromosome 10, aDenEbr1.pat, whole genome shotgun sequence:
tcttaagaagtgttgttcttcgtccctacctccaaagatatgcctctcacgcacaactgcatgagggggtgaggctaaatctagccataatccggctattttagttttaggcgcagcagcagtgCCGTGGGTAAGAGCCAACAGGCgatgctcaaactgctgaacagcaccttcaaccttccttggatgttttagccgttttgaaggcaggattgaccaggcctttcaacagtagcttctatccttccttggatgttgtattagctgtttggaaggcaggattgaccaggtcttttaccagtagcttctatccttccttggattttgtagtagcctttttgaaggcaggattgaccagatctttttaatagacaggctactgcacttgccctctcttagagactctataaaggattaaaagtgtattcatcCGAttaaatcaaattccggggcctcttaagaagactgtattgtaattctttgtccctacctccaaagacatgcctctcacgcacaactgtatgaggggatgaggctaaatctagccataattccggctatttttattggatgattgttttGTCCATCTTGGTTTGGGTCTGTGgagtcaggctaagtttttgggtggttcatatgctacctatgtttttaatagttctctgtgtcctcacccccatgctgtgtcaggcttattttttgggtggttcatatgctacctctgtttttaatggttctctgtgtcctctccgccatgctgtgtcaggcttattttttgggtggttcatatgctacctctgtttttaatggttctctgtgtcctctccgccatgctgtgtctagcctaatttttgggaggctcacttgctacctcactcacttttaatggttctctgtgtcctcactgccatgctctgacgtcactacgtctgcggaggagcgggacatCGTGAGAAAAGCTTATAAGCCTAGGGAAAATTGGTTACAAAGTCCTGGGTACAAAGTCAGCTGTTGTGAAGGAGATTGAGAAAAtggagtgcagtgtcccagagcgggtgtccaCAGCTTTATCTaagaatatatacagtaggttGGTAATATGTGCTATAGTAGGAAGTCTGCGGAATGCTGCTCCCACCATGTCACTCTActatttgcacagctgaaggagaaacTGTCTTAAGCGTTAACTGATGCCTGTGTTAATTATCTGACTCATGCTGCTGTGTGCTGATTTTATGTCTAACCAATTCCTGAACTAGCTACCTCAGAGGTCCCCAACCTATCCCAGAAGGTTATCTTAGTTCCCTGGTCCAAATAGATCCCCCCTGACGAGCTATACTGTTTATATAGTGAGGTTAGGACTAGTTGGGGCAAATCTTCCTGTCAGAATGTATAAATAAGACTATATACAGAGAGTCTGCGGAGGAGATTATTTCAGGGCCTGGCCTGAGGCCAGGACCCATATGCGGGACTATTACGATTATGAGAGAATGTTTCTTATTTATAAACTAGGCCTCTAATCTAGTCATGTCTGGCTAGAGCATCTTGCAATGAGGCTGTGGTGAAGAGGCGGAGCAAATCCACACTGGgtggccatcttttttttttctaaattgtatttttttcattgaaatttttatattttttatacaatGCAAGAATGAGTGTCCAAAAATGATCAATATTTTAATAATATTCACATAAGCTAAGACATTGCATGTACAACAGGAAAATACCCTGCTAAATCCACAAAAATTACAACTCACAAATAATGAGAGAACCTGACATAGACATACCTCTAGTAGAATGGTAGGTATAGCAAGTGCTTAGGGgagacaggacaagacaagaaACACAAGGAGGGGGTTCATGGTGGGGTTACATGAGCTATGCAGATTGTCCGGCATCTGGGAGTCTAGCGCGGGCCGATTCTCTTTCTGCCCAGTATATATCCCAGAGGTTCCAGACCTTATTGAGATGCTCCAGCCTATTGTTAATCATTGCAGTTCCATATTTCTAACATCTAGGATCCATGCATATAAATCATTTCTGGTACGCACAAGCGTTTTCCTCCAGAACCGAGCTACTAGACATCTGGCTGCAGTAAGAACATGAATCAATAATTTCATTGTTTTGCATCCTAGTTTCATAGAGGGTACATTAAATAGGTAGAAGACCGGATCCAGGGGGATCTCTAGATCACTTAGGTCCTTAATTAGGTCCCGTACCATTTCCCTGTAAGGAATTATTAACAGGCACATCCAATAGATATGTTGGAGGGtgcctattcccccccccctcccacatctCCAGTACACCTTGAGTAGGGACGGATTTAGTGCATGTAGGAATTCGGGCGTGTGGTGCCAGAAAAGCATCAGTTTATATTGATTCTCCTTATACGTTGTGCAGATAGATGTCTTAGCAGCTCTGTCCCATATCACATGCCAGACTGACTGGGGCAGTTGTTTCCCAAAAAGTGCTTCCCAGCATGACATGTAAGGGTATCTAATGTCCTCCCCAGGGGGAGGGCTCTTCAGTATACGGTATATGTCTGAAATAAGACCTTTAGTAGAAACCCCTGCTTTACACAGTCGCTCAAAATCTGTGGGGAGGGAAACCATAGTGGCAGAAAACAGCGTGGTCATAAAATGCTTAATCTGGAGATATTGATATTGTGCTGCAGGGGGTAGCGCATGGTCCATGGCTAAGGCGGAGAGCGGTAAGAGAGTTCTGTCCTTGGGGTTGACAATATCAGCAAATCTAAATAGTTTACTGGTTTGCCAAACCCTAGTCATAGCACCAGTTAGGCTATCAGGTAAACGCGGGTGAAATAAAAAGGAGGTCATAGGAGAATGCTTAGAGACTAGAGAAAACTTTTTAATAAACATACTCCATATTCGCCTAGTGTGAGCTATGGGGCCTAGGACTGGCCCTTGGAGAGATGTGTTCGAGGTGGCCCATAGAAGGGAATTGGGGTGTATTGGGGCTATCCATAGTTTTTCGACTTCATCCACTTTGTGTAGGCCAGAGGTGCTGCCCAAGCGGGGACATGGCGTAGATGGGCTGCCCATCTGGGTGGCCATCTTAAAGTTCGTGATTATCATTCAAGGACTCAAGACAGTAGTTAGGCAAGAGCTGTTAGCCAAGAATTCTACTGCAAGTGTTAGATTTCCTAATGGGTCACCCCAACGACTAGCTTTCCCACTAGGTGGGCCTACATCCCTGAtcctgtgtcactctgtgcccacaagaTAGCTTAGGTTGACGTTGAACTAGAACAAAGGTTATTTCAAGTGTTTACCACTAAAGTCAAGTATTCAAGTATTTACAATATTCAGAGTGCTGAATACAATGTCTCAGGTACTTATCTATAGTCCACTCCAGCGTCAATGCTGTGGTCACTTAAAAGTATCTTCCTTTATCTACCAGCTGTGATTCTACGTGTGAAAAACTACCAGTATTTGTTGTCCTACAAAGATTCTCCTAACAGTGAACAGACCACCTATTGTAATCCAAAAGACTTAATGCCGTGTGTTGCACTACAAAGATTTTCAGTAAAGACGTTAACTTGTTTCAAGTAATCTGGACTCAGTACTCTCTATTACACAACACCTGCACTATTTACACCTGTTCCATTAAAAAAGCTGTGTCAACGTATTCAGGGGTGGGCACATAACATTCCttaccaccgtgacaagtgcctcaaCAGTACATACCACCTCGGCAACTTTACTttgctctactttacaccagtttgataaatctccccctaagatttTCTGTTAGTCAGACTGGTGATCATATGACCCAGTGACAGTAATGGAAAGTATGGAAGCAGCTGTGCTGTAGGACTAGTGATGGTAGTTGTGCATGATAAAGTAAtaagcaaataataataataattattttatttataaagctcCAACCGCAATACTTTACATTTTGTCTTTAGCTAAGTGACATGTACCCCCACATAGTTCCACAAAAAATATAAGCTTggatcataaaaaaaaactttcaaaacaTCTAAAATGAATAGGTAACAGGTATCTTTACTCCACTAGTGAATCCTAGGTATTCCAGTCCAACACTGATCATGacttttttctttaaaggagaagtgtcaGGCCCGCTCAGACAGTCAGCAGCCGTAGCGGGCAGGGCAGTTTTTAGGTTTTCTGTCGCCTGAGGCAAAAcctgaaatgcccccccccccttctccaatGCCCACCCTGCTCTATCGCCTCCCCTTATTGAAAATCATAGGTAAGTAAGacatgtgtgcagaaaacctgcagcataTACTAATaagtactgtacatacacacaatcCAGCTGCGTCATAAATCACCCCGTTCCAGTTTCAAAGTTTCCATTTCCACCAATGTGTAAgcaattcttcaatctttattgtttctccaagaataaaagccccTGATGTATACAatagtcaatgcattgtgactactcctggtgatcttattcatggtcacacTACCATTACCCCGTGTGCTCCATGTAAAGaggtagtgatcacttgtagtgtatgtgtgaagCATATACAATTCCTGCACAGTATttccagtcctgacttccttgcattctatgtctgtgtccaATTATCacctgcaggtcatggggtcaatgaagtcagtggtgtgtagcagacagtatagtttatggccactccataaaatctgccgccCTGAGCAATAAACCTCATGGCAGAGGCAGCCCTGGTAGAGGAGTCCTGCCTTGGACACTTACTGTCTGAACGGGCCTGACACGTAAAGTCCCAGGTCCCCATTCAGACCTAGAAGTGGCCAGAACCAGGAACCATAGAagtcacccacctcctccccggctgttTAGAAAAGAAAGTGTgtgcccagaattctcctttaatgtctTTTATTTTAAGTGACTCAAAAAAATATGGATACCCTTTaaataacaggaggaggagatgcagaTAGCTATATGCATATCATATCTATTTAACGCAGTCCAATTAAAAATTAATGTAAAGTTTATTAAATTAAATTGAATTAAAGTAAAGCAAGAACCTAAAGGCTGATAGACATCATTTACACAGTCCCCATCATTTTACAGAGTTCCCCCATATGTTCCCTTGTGGCGCTTTGAACATGTAAAGTACTGTACATAGGGTGGGATCATCTCTTTCACGGACACACTCTCTAGATTCTGTTCTTCATAGACAATCTCCTCAGGGCAGACTTCACGTCCTTGTTTTTTAGGCTGTAGATCAGTGGATTTAGCATTGGTATAGCTGCTGTGTTAAAAAGTGAGAAAAACTTTTTGTCTGTAGAGTTCACCATGACTGGTAATATGTACTGGCAGGTCAGGGTGATATAGATAATTATCACGACTGTCAGATGTGAGGAGCATGTGTAAAACGCCTTTCGCCTCCCGGTAGTAGTTGGGATCTTGAGTATGGCCGAAATGATGAAGCCATAGGGTATAAATGTCAAAATAAAAGGCAAAATGTCGAAAAGTATGAGTCCTTCAGTGAGGTTCAAGATCTCCATTATTGAGGTGTCACTGCAGGTCATTCTTACAATGGACATAATGTCACAGAAAAAGTGGTCAATATGGTTGGTCATATAACAAGTAAAACCTGATACAACAACAACGGGAGGAATGATCAGCAAGAAACCCAACATCCAAC
This genomic window contains:
- the LOC138766564 gene encoding olfactory receptor 6C74-like; this encodes MDLNPSNQTMVAYFIIKGISDVPEQQLPIFLLVLLIYLVTLGGNMTILLLVCLDHHLHTPMYFFLANLSIIDMSSSTISLHKLPFIFTSGNYAISFNSCLTQMYLFASLMGHELFILSAMSYDRYVAVCNPLRYHSVMNRGICVLLASCCWMLGFLLIIPPVVVVSGFTCYMTNHIDHFFCDIMSIVRMTCSDTSIMEILNLTEGLILFDILPFILTFIPYGFIISAILKIPTTTGRRKAFYTCSSHLTVVIIIYITLTCQYILPVMVNSTDKKFFSLFNTAAIPMLNPLIYSLKNKDVKSALRRLSMKNRI